One genomic window of Halobellus limi includes the following:
- a CDS encoding fumarylacetoacetate hydrolase family protein — protein sequence MGKLLPETIGKFVALGGGFQSHLDEKERRYRWPDLWVVPDEAVISDGETIEIPERVEKVKPGSELTAVIGDDLYEADEQEAWEAIKGFTISNDVTASGDWPGWSDPGHGMITGVGYKLLPTFSPILTEYVEKEELSHYEDLDVSVTADGEESVSGTTAQMSFTIPEMISFASNIVKLQENDVVALGDPGNPSILLDQASEVTCSIESIGQLTNPVVRR from the coding sequence ATGGGCAAATTGTTACCTGAGACTATCGGAAAATTCGTCGCTCTCGGTGGCGGATTTCAATCTCATCTCGATGAAAAGGAACGCAGGTATCGGTGGCCCGATCTGTGGGTGGTTCCGGATGAGGCTGTTATCAGCGACGGAGAGACCATCGAGATTCCAGAACGGGTTGAAAAGGTAAAACCCGGATCAGAGCTCACCGCGGTCATTGGCGACGATCTCTACGAAGCAGACGAACAGGAAGCGTGGGAAGCGATCAAAGGGTTCACCATCTCTAATGATGTTACGGCTTCGGGCGACTGGCCCGGCTGGTCCGACCCGGGCCACGGAATGATCACCGGCGTCGGATACAAATTGCTCCCGACGTTCTCGCCAATTCTAACCGAGTACGTCGAAAAAGAGGAACTAAGTCACTACGAGGACCTTGATGTCTCAGTGACGGCCGATGGCGAAGAGTCGGTATCGGGAACGACCGCCCAGATGTCGTTCACCATTCCAGAGATGATCTCCTTTGCGAGCAACATTGTGAAACTCCAGGAAAACGATGTCGTCGCTCTGGGTGATCCCGGAAATCCCAGTATTCTCCTTGACCAGGCCTCGGAAGTGACCTGTTCAATCGAGTCTATCGGACAGTTGACTAACCCTGTCGTACGCCGCTGA
- a CDS encoding cytidylyltransferase domain-containing protein — MTSPTIQIQARLGSTRLPGKVLYQLGSRRVLGWVVERARQAESVTEAVLTVGDRPENDAIREWCERNGVPADTAPEDDLLERHYQAAETADSDPVVRITGDCPFVSPPEIDRVFQEHEQNDARYTTNHTDGMPIGTAVDVIDREVIEKLRELGDTHPVRRLRNNPREWDVVVTPNERWMGFSDAHLAVDTPDDYWLLSDAVGAVGSRPRAVAEWLAER, encoded by the coding sequence ATGACTTCTCCAACTATTCAGATACAAGCTCGGCTCGGATCGACGCGACTCCCCGGGAAAGTACTCTACCAACTCGGCTCGCGGCGGGTGCTCGGCTGGGTGGTCGAACGTGCTCGTCAGGCTGAGAGCGTAACAGAGGCGGTTCTAACGGTCGGTGACCGCCCTGAAAATGATGCGATCCGCGAGTGGTGCGAGCGAAACGGAGTTCCTGCCGATACGGCGCCCGAAGACGACCTCTTGGAGCGGCATTACCAGGCGGCCGAAACCGCAGACAGCGACCCGGTAGTTCGTATAACGGGTGACTGTCCGTTCGTCTCTCCCCCAGAGATCGACCGCGTGTTCCAAGAACACGAGCAGAACGACGCACGGTATACGACGAACCACACCGATGGGATGCCCATCGGTACTGCCGTCGATGTCATCGACAGAGAAGTGATCGAAAAACTCCGAGAACTGGGCGACACACATCCGGTACGCCGACTGCGGAACAACCCCAGAGAATGGGATGTCGTCGTCACGCCCAACGAACGATGGATGGGGTTCAGTGACGCTCACCTCGCTGTCGATACACCGGACGACTACTGGCTGCTGTCGGATGCTGTCGGGGCAGTCGGTAGTCGACCGCGCGCAGTGGCAGAGTGGCTGGCTGAACGGTAG